A DNA window from Thioalkalivibrio sp. XN279 contains the following coding sequences:
- a CDS encoding cadherin-like domain-containing protein: MNNRVLLLGALYLTLAGCGGGSSGGGDDGGSVTPPPPPPPANTAPVASDDAFETDEDQSLTITVAALLANDSDADGDTLSVTGVSQPANGVLQPSSATSWTYTPAAGFFGTDTFRYAISDGEAADTATVTITVNEVAPPPPPPPPPPPPPPDASVGGIWTGQFVSSAGGALSFSGIVAETGEFRWLDNDQGQQIFGTLQVSGTSFSSSDAISALPLGSTTPAGSRFGLTELDGTVSERVSLAGDFTTVGDQGDTFTGTFSFAYDDLYERPSSLATIAGAYTTADDSLAIDATGQLFYQSSATSCVANGAVEVIDASYNTYRVTFDVDSCTGLLAARNGLTFSGLAYLKDTDAANDTIEFAVSAERAEDYLIWRHEAKR, encoded by the coding sequence ATGAACAATCGCGTGCTTCTGCTCGGGGCGTTGTATCTCACGCTGGCGGGCTGCGGCGGCGGCAGCAGCGGTGGTGGCGACGACGGTGGTTCCGTCACCCCGCCGCCCCCGCCGCCGCCGGCCAACACGGCTCCGGTCGCGAGCGACGACGCTTTCGAGACAGACGAGGACCAGTCCCTGACCATCACGGTGGCCGCGTTGCTCGCGAACGACAGCGATGCGGATGGTGATACCCTTTCGGTGACCGGCGTCTCACAGCCTGCCAACGGTGTGCTCCAGCCGTCCTCCGCCACGAGTTGGACCTATACCCCGGCAGCGGGCTTCTTCGGCACCGATACGTTCCGCTACGCGATCAGCGACGGCGAGGCCGCGGACACCGCGACTGTCACCATCACCGTCAACGAGGTGGCGCCGCCACCCCCACCGCCCCCGCCGCCGCCGCCACCACCCCCGGATGCGTCCGTGGGCGGCATCTGGACGGGCCAGTTCGTCTCCAGTGCTGGGGGCGCGCTCAGTTTCTCCGGTATCGTCGCCGAGACCGGCGAGTTCCGCTGGCTGGACAACGACCAGGGGCAGCAGATTTTTGGCACCCTCCAGGTGTCGGGCACGAGCTTCTCTTCCTCGGACGCGATCTCGGCATTGCCGTTGGGTTCGACCACGCCGGCCGGCAGCCGCTTCGGCTTGACGGAACTCGATGGCACGGTGAGCGAGCGGGTCAGCCTGGCGGGTGATTTCACGACCGTCGGCGACCAGGGCGATACGTTCACTGGCACCTTCAGTTTCGCCTACGATGACCTGTACGAGCGTCCCTCGTCCCTGGCCACCATCGCAGGGGCCTACACGACCGCCGACGACAGCCTCGCGATCGATGCGACCGGCCAGCTGTTCTACCAGTCGTCTGCCACGAGCTGCGTGGCGAATGGCGCAGTGGAGGTGATCGACGCGAGCTACAACACCTACCGCGTCACGTTCGACGTGGACAGCTGCACGGGACTCCTGGCGGCGCGTAACGGCCTGACCTTTTCCGGGCTCGCTTATCTCAAGGACACGGATGCGGCCAACGATACGATCGAGTTCGCCGTGAGCGCGGAGAGGGCTGAGGATTACCTCATCTGGCGCCACGAAGCGAAGCGCTGA
- a CDS encoding DUF4332 domain-containing protein, protein MAKLREIEGIGPVCAAKLEEAGVKNQAKLLEAGATPKGRKDLAEKCGLSTKQILGWVNRADLARIKGVGEEYADLLEHAGVDTVKELAQRRADNLYKKMVEINEAKKLVRALPTEAAVAKWVAQAKELPRAVHY, encoded by the coding sequence ATGGCCAAGCTCAGGGAAATCGAAGGTATCGGTCCGGTCTGCGCCGCCAAGCTCGAAGAAGCAGGCGTCAAGAACCAGGCCAAGCTGCTGGAAGCCGGCGCCACCCCCAAGGGTCGCAAGGACCTCGCCGAGAAGTGCGGCCTCAGCACCAAGCAGATCCTCGGCTGGGTGAACCGTGCCGACCTCGCCCGCATCAAGGGCGTGGGCGAGGAATACGCCGACCTGCTGGAGCACGCCGGGGTCGACACCGTGAAGGAGCTGGCGCAGCGTCGTGCCGACAACCTTTACAAGAAGATGGTCGAGATCAACGAGGCGAAGAAGCTGGTGCGGGCGCTGCCGACCGAGGCCGCCGTCGCCAAGTGGGTCGCCCAGGCCAAGGAGCTGCCGCGGGCGGTGCATTACTGA